Proteins co-encoded in one Desulfitobacterium hafniense DCB-2 genomic window:
- a CDS encoding thioredoxin family protein — protein sequence MALKQLDSNSFEEIIYDNGEACLVLFSRKSCHVCKEVGPMVEDLAPKYSGKFGFYYVDVEENMTLFQRFSLKGVPQILFFKDGEYQGKLSGNVEEEVLEEKIAEIQA from the coding sequence ATGGCCTTAAAACAACTTGATTCCAATAGCTTCGAAGAGATTATCTATGATAATGGTGAAGCCTGCCTGGTTCTCTTTTCAAGAAAGAGCTGCCATGTCTGTAAAGAGGTAGGTCCTATGGTGGAAGACCTGGCGCCAAAATACAGCGGAAAGTTCGGATTCTACTATGTAGATGTCGAAGAAAATATGACTTTATTTCAAAGATTTTCTTTAAAAGGGGTTCCCCAGATTTTATTTTTTAAAGACGGGGAATACCAAGGGAAACTTTCAGGCAATGTTGAGGAAGAAGTCCTGGAAGAAAAAATAGCGGAAATTCAAGCATAA
- a CDS encoding helix-turn-helix transcriptional regulator, whose product MDKEKAIKLVSSKIKLIRVENGYSQDRMADIIGISKKTLVQIEKGRDYASWGVVVATCAMFRESEIMQSIFGDDPLEVLRTIAHERIDSPKEKTMGGKIWWADVHKEGLFRLQQNLISKHYRILDDDGYRWFSSFDKEEALTRLFELSSS is encoded by the coding sequence ATGGACAAAGAAAAAGCGATCAAACTTGTTTCGAGCAAGATAAAGCTGATTCGGGTTGAAAACGGCTATTCTCAAGATAGAATGGCCGATATCATCGGCATATCTAAGAAAACCCTTGTCCAGATTGAAAAGGGCAGAGATTATGCCAGCTGGGGGGTTGTCGTTGCCACTTGTGCCATGTTTAGAGAAAGTGAGATTATGCAATCTATTTTTGGAGACGATCCTTTAGAAGTATTAAGAACAATCGCCCACGAGCGCATTGATAGCCCAAAGGAGAAAACTATGGGGGGCAAAATCTGGTGGGCGGATGTTCATAAGGAAGGTCTTTTCCGGTTGCAGCAAAACCTTATTAGTAAGCACTATCGGATATTGGATGACGATGGCTATCGTTGGTTCAGTTCCTTTGACAAGGAAGAAGCATTAACACGTTTATTTGAGTTAAGCAGTTCCTAA
- a CDS encoding HD-GYP domain-containing protein, translating to MLYRLMKRFSDYNILHDVIDCLTASLEAKDNYTSGHSNRVGDMAFDICKSLKLSIVERDRIHIAAHLHDIGKIGIPDHILNKPGRLSPAEWAQIQGHPEIGYTILSKSRKLKDIGQIVLSHHERWDGKGYPHGLKGEEIPLGARIIGVCDSIDAMTSDRAYRKAFTWAECKAEIIANKGSQFDPEVVEAITDSLWSKWQMEYCKEREKEHSLGQGIQSAT from the coding sequence ATGCTATATAGACTGATGAAACGGTTCAGTGACTATAATATATTGCATGATGTCATTGATTGCTTAACAGCGTCACTGGAAGCAAAGGACAATTATACAAGCGGTCATTCCAATCGAGTAGGGGATATGGCTTTTGATATTTGCAAAAGCCTCAAATTATCTATTGTGGAGCGGGATCGCATCCATATTGCTGCCCACCTCCATGATATCGGCAAGATCGGCATCCCCGACCATATTCTTAATAAACCCGGAAGACTATCCCCAGCGGAATGGGCACAAATTCAAGGCCATCCGGAAATCGGCTACACTATTTTAAGTAAATCAAGAAAGCTTAAAGATATCGGACAAATTGTCCTTAGCCATCATGAACGATGGGATGGCAAGGGTTACCCACATGGTCTAAAAGGGGAAGAAATCCCTTTGGGAGCAAGAATTATTGGCGTGTGTGACAGTATCGATGCTATGACCTCTGATCGGGCTTACCGTAAAGCCTTTACCTGGGCAGAGTGCAAAGCGGAGATAATAGCCAACAAAGGCTCGCAATTCGATCCCGAAGTGGTGGAAGCCATTACGGATTCATTATGGAGCAAATGGCAAATGGAGTATTGCAAAGAAAGAGAAAAAGAGCACAGCCTTGGCCAAGGAATCCAGAGCGCGACTTAA
- the yaaA gene encoding peroxide stress protein YaaA, with translation MKIIISPAKKMNMDGDFLSPRNIPVYLEKAKKLQRHLQSLPYEELRKLLCCNDEIAGLNYERYQTMDLSGYTSPAILAYDGIQYKYMAPQVFEDDYFDYIEKHLRILSGFYGILKPFDGVVPYRLEMQAKLKTDFCRNLYDYWQDDIYRELTQEDTTILNLASAEYSKTIEKYLTAGINYVKCVFGELRDGRVIEKGVYVKMARGEMVRFMAEKAIKDLEQIKEFNRLGFRYREQLSDNNTFVFVKAMAEK, from the coding sequence ATGAAAATCATTATCTCTCCGGCAAAGAAAATGAATATGGATGGGGATTTTCTTTCACCCCGTAATATACCTGTATATCTTGAAAAGGCCAAAAAGCTGCAAAGACACCTGCAAAGCCTGCCCTATGAGGAACTCAGAAAACTGCTCTGCTGTAACGATGAGATCGCCGGTTTGAACTATGAGCGCTATCAAACAATGGACTTATCAGGATACACAAGCCCGGCAATTTTAGCTTACGATGGCATTCAGTACAAGTATATGGCACCCCAGGTATTTGAGGATGATTATTTCGATTATATAGAAAAGCATCTGCGGATTTTATCCGGATTTTATGGTATATTGAAACCTTTCGACGGAGTTGTACCCTACCGGCTGGAAATGCAGGCGAAGTTGAAAACCGACTTCTGCCGAAATTTGTACGATTATTGGCAGGACGATATTTATCGGGAATTGACCCAAGAGGATACCACGATTCTCAATCTTGCTTCGGCTGAGTACAGCAAAACGATTGAGAAATACCTGACTGCCGGCATCAACTATGTTAAGTGCGTGTTCGGTGAGCTGAGAGACGGCAGAGTAATCGAAAAAGGAGTTTATGTAAAAATGGCCCGGGGTGAAATGGTCCGTTTTATGGCTGAAAAAGCCATTAAAGATCTGGAGCAAATCAAAGAATTTAATAGGCTTGGATTTAGGTACAGGGAGCAATTGTCGGATAATAACACCTTTGTATTTGTGAAGGCCATGGCAGAAAAATAA
- a CDS encoding GNAT family N-acetyltransferase, which yields MINSLADPSINLRESLDAKSYTHINNLQRLCLEHDRTNLKLELDYKLSRAEGKPGSLKTINEFMCYEGELLIGYMGICDFGGEEIEVNGMVHPDYRKKGIFKTLFSFAKNEWSKRRASRMLLLSDRDSLTGQAFIKRVSGVKYEHTEYEMFLQSDTKQELNSCKVVLRKATGNDTREIARQNFIYFEQESQDENMLIPEEEARAGMIIYMAEVNNCVIGKVHLDISSNVGGIYGLGVLPEYRRKGYGRDILTLGIKELKSNNFQEIMLQVNVKNEKALDLYRSCGFEVTSTMDYYELKK from the coding sequence ATGATTAATAGCTTAGCCGACCCTTCCATAAACTTAAGAGAAAGCTTAGATGCCAAGAGCTATACGCATATTAATAACCTGCAGAGACTGTGTTTGGAGCATGACCGAACAAATCTGAAATTGGAACTTGACTATAAGTTGAGTCGAGCCGAGGGCAAACCAGGGAGCCTGAAGACAATTAATGAGTTTATGTGTTATGAGGGAGAGCTTCTCATTGGTTATATGGGTATTTGTGATTTTGGTGGAGAGGAAATTGAAGTTAATGGTATGGTCCACCCTGATTATCGAAAGAAAGGGATATTTAAAACCTTGTTCTCCTTTGCCAAGAATGAATGGAGTAAGAGGAGAGCGTCCAGGATGCTTTTATTGAGTGATCGTGATTCACTTACGGGACAGGCATTTATTAAAAGGGTTTCCGGAGTGAAATATGAACACACAGAGTACGAGATGTTTTTGCAGAGTGATACCAAGCAAGAATTAAATTCCTGTAAGGTAGTACTAAGAAAAGCGACCGGCAACGATACCCGGGAAATTGCCAGACAAAACTTTATCTATTTTGAGCAAGAGAGCCAGGATGAGAATATGCTTATACCTGAGGAAGAAGCGAGAGCGGGCATGATCATCTATATGGCTGAAGTCAATAATTGTGTAATAGGAAAAGTCCATTTGGATATCAGCTCTAATGTTGGGGGTATTTACGGTTTAGGAGTACTTCCGGAGTATCGCAGAAAGGGTTATGGCAGAGACATTCTGACCTTAGGCATTAAAGAGTTAAAAAGCAACAATTTCCAAGAGATTATGCTTCAAGTTAATGTCAAAAATGAAAAAGCGCTTGATCTCTATCGTTCCTGTGGTTTTGAGGTTACGTCAACCATGGATTATTATGAATTAAAAAAGTGA